One region of Chitinispirillum alkaliphilum genomic DNA includes:
- a CDS encoding ABC transporter, ATP-binding protein — protein sequence MDSSSDTQYAINIKGLHKSFGKLKVLEGVDFGVKRGEVVALLGPNGSGKTTIVRILSTLLKADRGDISVGGYDVVREGEKVRSVIGLTGQYAAVDEYLTARENLRMMGRLYHLNRKLTDSRTEQLLKQFDLMDAANRYVKTYSGGMRRRLDLAVSLIATPPILFLDEPTTALDPRSRVEMWNIVEELVRGGTTILLTTQHLEEADRLADRIIVINKGRVIAQGTADQLKRSVGTEKIHFTFAHINDLRKASMLIEKTEHTTDEKQKSLLVSNKQGIRMLKDLLQKFEHEQINVTGLACSKPTLDDVFIKLTGQKAAQEKNDNSNFHSQE from the coding sequence ATGGATTCTTCATCGGACACACAGTACGCAATCAACATAAAAGGGCTTCACAAATCTTTTGGAAAGCTTAAGGTTCTCGAAGGAGTAGATTTTGGAGTTAAAAGGGGAGAAGTTGTTGCACTTCTTGGCCCCAACGGCTCTGGGAAAACAACAATAGTACGGATCCTTTCCACTTTGCTTAAAGCCGATAGAGGAGATATCAGCGTAGGCGGCTATGATGTTGTCAGAGAGGGTGAGAAAGTACGATCTGTAATCGGTCTCACAGGGCAATACGCAGCAGTTGACGAATATCTTACCGCCAGAGAGAACCTGAGAATGATGGGTCGTCTGTATCATCTTAACAGAAAGCTTACCGATTCCCGCACCGAGCAATTACTCAAACAGTTTGACCTGATGGATGCAGCCAACCGGTATGTAAAGACCTACTCGGGAGGTATGCGCAGGCGGCTTGATCTGGCCGTAAGCCTTATAGCCACCCCGCCCATACTGTTTCTTGACGAACCAACGACTGCACTTGACCCGCGCAGCAGAGTTGAGATGTGGAATATTGTCGAAGAGCTGGTCAGAGGAGGAACCACAATTCTGCTTACCACACAACATCTGGAGGAAGCTGACAGGCTGGCTGACAGAATTATCGTGATAAATAAGGGCCGGGTGATAGCACAGGGAACAGCAGACCAACTCAAAAGATCGGTAGGTACGGAAAAAATCCATTTCACCTTTGCCCATATAAATGACCTCAGAAAAGCCTCCATGCTTATTGAAAAAACTGAACACACCACCGATGAGAAACAGAAAAGTTTATTGGTCAGCAACAAACAGGGTATCAGGATGCTCAAGGATCTGCTACAGAAATTTGAGCATGAACAAATAAATGTCACAGGGCTGGCCTGCAGTAAACCAACTCTGGATGATGTATTCATAAAATTGACAGGGCAAAAAGCTGCCCAAGAAAAAAACGACAACTCCAATTTTCATTCACAGGAATAA
- a CDS encoding ABC transporter, permease protein, protein MSEQSIQNKFYWLMSDFAVLTKRSAVYILRNLDQALSTLFTPIMFLLLFRYVFGEAIETPGIPYVDFLFAGILVQTIAFGSTYTAIGVTTDIRRGIVDRFKSLPMANSALLVGHTVTDLIRNTISTVIMILAGLVVGFRPTANVYEWILTFAILMLFTFAMSWLSAIMGLVSKSIEGVQWITFVVVFPITFISSAFVPTETMVPGLRAFAENQPITHVIEAVRALTIGTPLRNHGWLAILWSVGILISSYIVAVYLFNRKTTAI, encoded by the coding sequence ATGTCTGAACAATCGATACAGAACAAATTCTACTGGTTAATGAGTGACTTTGCCGTGCTCACCAAACGAAGTGCTGTCTATATACTCAGGAATTTGGATCAGGCACTGTCGACACTGTTTACCCCAATTATGTTTCTTCTCCTTTTCCGATACGTATTTGGTGAAGCAATAGAAACTCCGGGAATCCCCTATGTGGATTTTCTTTTTGCGGGAATACTGGTCCAGACAATCGCTTTTGGCTCCACTTATACAGCTATAGGAGTCACTACAGATATCCGAAGAGGCATAGTAGACAGATTTAAAAGCCTGCCAATGGCAAATTCTGCTCTGCTTGTGGGACACACCGTTACAGATCTTATTCGAAACACTATTTCAACTGTTATCATGATACTTGCGGGACTCGTGGTAGGGTTCAGACCTACTGCCAATGTGTATGAATGGATATTGACCTTTGCAATTCTTATGCTTTTTACCTTCGCAATGTCATGGCTCTCTGCAATCATGGGGCTTGTGTCAAAATCAATTGAAGGTGTGCAGTGGATAACCTTTGTGGTGGTTTTCCCTATTACCTTCATAAGCAGCGCCTTTGTTCCTACTGAAACCATGGTCCCGGGGCTTAGAGCCTTTGCCGAAAATCAGCCAATTACCCATGTGATAGAAGCGGTAAGGGCGCTAACAATCGGCACACCCTTAAGAAATCACGGATGGCTTGCAATACTGTGGTCAGTGGGAATTCTGATCTCTTCCTACATTGTGGCTGTGTACCTCTTTAACCGAAAGACAACAGCCATATAA
- a CDS encoding Heat shock protein Hsp20 has translation MNGIIRYSAPVNTLSDWIDNFFADTGFESPNRQLAKGTWPRVDVSEDEENYRLHADLPGMDKKDINIRIENGVLYMEGEKKEEVKREKGRYTHLERNFGKFSRSFTLPEEIDQERIEGKMENGVLELVLPKNEKAKPKKLQIKIN, from the coding sequence ATGAACGGAATCATCAGATACTCAGCCCCCGTTAACACACTTTCTGACTGGATCGACAACTTCTTTGCAGACACAGGGTTTGAATCTCCAAATCGTCAGCTTGCAAAGGGAACATGGCCTAGGGTAGATGTCTCCGAAGATGAGGAAAATTACAGGCTTCACGCCGATCTGCCCGGTATGGACAAAAAGGATATAAACATCAGAATCGAAAACGGAGTACTCTATATGGAAGGAGAAAAGAAGGAGGAGGTTAAAAGAGAAAAAGGCCGGTATACTCATCTGGAAAGAAACTTCGGAAAATTCTCAAGATCTTTCACACTTCCGGAAGAAATCGATCAGGAGCGGATTGAGGGAAAAATGGAAAACGGAGTTCTGGAGCTTGTATTGCCAAAGAATGAAAAAGCCAAACCAAAGAAACTCCAGATCAAGATAAACTAA